The Pyrococcus horikoshii OT3 genome includes a window with the following:
- a CDS encoding DUF1177 domain-containing protein, with amino-acid sequence MLKQVIEAYELLDSAYVTGEKVAKFLRDRGIENVEVKTITGEKGSTDFIKIIIPGKNGKLSGGDAPTLGIIGRLGGIGARPEMIGLVSDADGAITAIAVALKLADMRRNGDILDGDVIIATHICPNAPTQPHDPVPFMGSPVDMATMNRYEVDPSMDAILSVDTTKGNRIINIRGFAITPTVKEGWILRVSEDLLDIMQYVTGRMPAVVPITMQDITPYGNGIYHLNSIMQPATTTNAPVVGVAITAEVPVPGCATGASHIVDIEEAARFCIEVAKGFGRGKVKFYDEEEFKRLIELYGPMNHLQTLGRQRK; translated from the coding sequence ATGTTAAAACAGGTTATTGAAGCTTATGAACTCCTAGACAGTGCTTACGTTACTGGAGAAAAGGTAGCTAAATTCCTCAGGGATAGGGGAATTGAAAATGTTGAAGTAAAAACTATAACTGGAGAAAAGGGCTCTACGGACTTCATAAAGATAATTATCCCAGGAAAGAACGGTAAGCTCTCAGGAGGAGATGCTCCAACTTTAGGAATAATAGGAAGGCTTGGAGGTATTGGGGCAAGGCCAGAAATGATTGGGCTAGTATCAGATGCAGATGGAGCGATAACGGCAATAGCTGTGGCCTTAAAGCTTGCAGACATGAGGAGAAATGGAGATATCTTGGATGGAGATGTGATAATAGCAACCCACATCTGTCCAAATGCTCCAACCCAGCCCCATGATCCCGTGCCCTTCATGGGTTCTCCAGTAGACATGGCCACTATGAATAGGTATGAAGTTGATCCCAGCATGGATGCTATCCTCTCAGTAGATACTACCAAGGGGAACAGGATAATAAACATCAGAGGCTTCGCTATAACTCCCACGGTGAAGGAAGGATGGATCCTCAGAGTTAGCGAGGATCTTCTCGACATAATGCAGTACGTAACTGGCAGGATGCCTGCAGTTGTTCCGATAACGATGCAGGACATAACCCCGTATGGAAATGGCATTTATCACCTCAACAGCATCATGCAACCTGCTACAACTACAAATGCACCAGTTGTAGGAGTTGCCATAACGGCCGAGGTCCCTGTTCCTGGATGTGCAACTGGGGCAAGCCATATCGTGGATATTGAAGAGGCCGCGAGGTTCTGCATTGAGGTAGCAAAGGGATTTGGTAGAGGAAAAGTGAAGTTCTACGATGAAGAGGAGTTTAAACGCTTAATTGAGCTTTATGGCCCAATGAACCACCTTCAAACGCTTGGGAGGCAGAGAAAATGA
- a CDS encoding DUF917 domain-containing protein, which yields MRVDEKIAEAAVLGGAFLGGGGGGDIKLGLKHAKLAVEIGEVEIVGVDKIREGFIATVSMVGAPAAKEKYLLPSHAIKSMELFMDVAKVPLSGIISSENGGYSTVNGWIQSAILGIPVVDAPADGRAHPTGVMGALGLHKLPKYVSIQTAVGGSRERYVEVIVKGSLERAAKLVREAAVQAGGLVAVTRNPVTPDYVKENAAVGAISQAIEIGKVILDHKNEVDAMLEKIFKVIGGGRVVDNGVIEKVKLETKGGFDIGRVIIKGKETYEITFWNEFMTLEDSSGKRYATFPDLIVLINQNTGLPMTSAEVKEGDKVVIATVPKDLLLLGSGVKDPEVLKQVEEVVGKKIL from the coding sequence TTGAGGGTAGATGAAAAGATCGCTGAAGCTGCGGTCCTTGGAGGAGCATTCCTAGGTGGTGGAGGAGGAGGTGATATAAAGCTTGGACTGAAGCATGCAAAGCTTGCGGTAGAGATCGGTGAAGTTGAGATAGTGGGTGTGGATAAAATTAGGGAAGGGTTCATAGCAACTGTTTCCATGGTTGGAGCTCCAGCGGCTAAAGAAAAGTACCTCCTCCCATCCCATGCAATAAAGTCTATGGAACTCTTCATGGATGTTGCAAAAGTCCCCCTAAGTGGCATCATATCTTCAGAAAATGGAGGCTACTCAACGGTAAATGGTTGGATTCAATCTGCAATCCTTGGAATTCCCGTTGTAGATGCACCTGCTGATGGAAGGGCCCACCCTACCGGAGTCATGGGAGCTCTAGGGCTTCACAAGCTCCCCAAGTATGTCTCGATCCAGACAGCCGTTGGTGGTAGCAGGGAAAGGTATGTTGAAGTGATAGTCAAGGGATCCCTGGAAAGAGCGGCTAAGCTTGTGAGAGAAGCTGCAGTTCAAGCTGGAGGATTAGTGGCCGTTACTAGAAACCCCGTAACTCCAGATTATGTAAAGGAGAATGCAGCAGTCGGTGCTATCTCCCAAGCAATCGAGATTGGAAAGGTAATCTTAGATCACAAGAACGAAGTTGATGCTATGCTAGAGAAGATATTTAAGGTAATTGGGGGAGGAAGAGTCGTTGATAATGGAGTTATAGAAAAGGTCAAGCTTGAAACCAAGGGAGGATTTGACATAGGAAGGGTAATAATTAAGGGAAAGGAAACTTATGAAATCACGTTTTGGAATGAGTTCATGACGCTGGAAGATTCAAGTGGAAAGAGATATGCAACGTTTCCTGACCTTATAGTTCTAATCAATCAGAATACGGGCTTACCAATGACTTCCGCGGAAGTAAAAGAGGGTGATAAGGTAGTAATAGCGACGGTTCCCAAAGATCTTTTACTTCTCGGTTCAGGGGTTAAAGATCCTGAAGTTTTGAAACAGGTTGAGGAGGTAGTTGGAAAGAAGATTTTATGA
- a CDS encoding Lrp/AsnC family transcriptional regulator, giving the protein MKKRKLSKKDWEIIKLLKKDARMSDAEIGRRIGLSKSAVRWRRINLQKRGYLLISAYLRFDKLGYTYAFVLVKIKPDTPRNEILKFKKALMENEHTFEIYEVLGDYNVLIGVFGEDVSELKRNIQELIIGQKCVQEYKVLLGAKSLKGLEVPFWDALED; this is encoded by the coding sequence ATGAAGAAAAGGAAACTATCAAAAAAGGATTGGGAAATTATAAAACTACTCAAAAAAGACGCAAGAATGAGCGATGCAGAGATAGGGAGAAGAATAGGTCTTTCCAAATCTGCCGTTAGATGGAGGAGGATAAATCTGCAAAAAAGAGGATATCTTCTAATTTCAGCATACTTAAGGTTCGATAAGCTTGGTTATACCTATGCGTTCGTTCTCGTGAAGATAAAGCCCGACACTCCTAGGAATGAAATTTTAAAGTTTAAGAAAGCGCTCATGGAAAACGAGCACACCTTCGAGATTTATGAAGTTCTTGGGGATTATAACGTTCTTATAGGTGTATTTGGTGAAGATGTATCTGAACTAAAAAGGAACATTCAAGAGCTGATAATAGGGCAAAAGTGCGTTCAAGAGTATAAAGTCCTCCTGGGCGCAAAGAGCCTAAAAGGGCTTGAGGTACCATTTTGGGATGCACTTGAGGATTAG
- a CDS encoding AroM family protein: MKVGLITIGQSPRMDVVPEMKPYMERVGIVECGALDELTRDEIEELAPKEDEEVLVSRLRDGSQVKLSRDKIVKKLQECIDKLEKEVDAIGLLCTGEFPELKAKKLLIEPSILLLKTVEALNVSKLGVLVPDPKQKEMAKRKWKKVVKEVQVRSVSPYVGTEEELRKQAQDLASSELIVLDCIGYSTRSKEIVKEVTGKPVLLPRTLMARVIGELGE, translated from the coding sequence ATGAAAGTTGGCCTTATAACGATAGGTCAATCCCCAAGGATGGATGTCGTTCCGGAGATGAAACCTTATATGGAGAGGGTTGGAATTGTTGAGTGCGGAGCTTTGGATGAATTAACCAGAGATGAAATTGAGGAACTAGCTCCAAAAGAGGATGAGGAAGTTCTAGTCAGCAGGCTTAGGGATGGAAGTCAAGTTAAGTTAAGTAGGGATAAAATAGTGAAGAAGCTCCAGGAGTGCATTGATAAACTCGAGAAGGAAGTTGATGCAATAGGACTTCTATGCACGGGAGAATTCCCAGAACTAAAGGCAAAGAAACTACTCATTGAACCTTCAATCCTTCTTTTAAAAACCGTTGAAGCCCTGAACGTGTCTAAGCTAGGAGTTCTAGTACCGGATCCAAAACAGAAAGAAATGGCCAAGAGAAAGTGGAAGAAGGTTGTAAAGGAAGTCCAAGTGAGGAGCGTTTCTCCATACGTTGGAACCGAAGAAGAGCTAAGGAAACAAGCTCAAGATCTAGCGAGTTCTGAGCTTATAGTTCTTGACTGCATAGGTTATTCAACTAGGTCAAAAGAGATAGTTAAAGAGGTTACAGGAAAACCCGTTCTTCTTCCTAGAACTTTGATGGCTAGGGTAATTGGGGAATTGGGGGAATGA
- a CDS encoding OPT/YSL family transporter, whose product MEKVRKHPSAFEPGVFVLNVIMAILGSIIGLELITRLGITTNTSIIGALIAILLARLPAKALKSFLDLNRQNLVQTAISGATFGAANAIFLPVGVTWLLGRQDLLIPMWIGATLAAIIDMTMIYWLFDTRIFPAKNPWPPGIATAETLIAAAKKGKRALLLLYGMIAGGIVRYLGIPADIAGVAWIGNMWALAMFGIGLIVRGYSKQLFGTDVNKYYVPHGIMIGAGLVALIQIILIISKKRRALKEEEATYEFTRSEEDIKSALTKGFTFYTVVALILALLGGLYSGMSIGMFIWWFLFAAIAALVSELIVGLSAMHAGWFPAFATALIFLILGILMRFPAPALGLLVGFTAATGPAFADMGYDLKTGWIIRGEGKDIKFEMEGRRQQYFAEITGLIVATTMVALFAKTYLAQDLVPPVDRVYVATIKAGANPEIAKYLLLWAIPGAIVQAIGGPDRQLGILFATGLLINYPIAGITVLVALAIRWAVVQKYKEEGQNILYVLGAGLIAGSTLVSFFTSTLKLGKK is encoded by the coding sequence ATGGAAAAAGTAAGAAAACATCCTTCAGCTTTTGAGCCTGGTGTATTTGTTTTGAACGTGATAATGGCAATATTAGGTTCCATTATCGGTCTGGAGCTAATTACAAGGTTGGGAATTACAACGAACACCTCGATAATAGGTGCATTAATTGCTATCTTACTTGCCAGATTACCTGCGAAAGCATTAAAGTCATTCCTAGATCTCAATAGGCAGAATTTAGTTCAGACGGCTATTTCAGGAGCTACATTTGGTGCGGCAAATGCAATCTTTCTTCCTGTTGGTGTTACCTGGCTCTTAGGTAGACAAGATCTTTTAATTCCCATGTGGATCGGTGCTACTTTAGCAGCGATAATCGATATGACAATGATATACTGGCTTTTCGATACAAGAATATTCCCAGCAAAGAATCCCTGGCCTCCAGGAATTGCTACCGCAGAAACCTTAATAGCTGCCGCTAAAAAAGGAAAAAGAGCACTTCTCTTACTTTATGGAATGATAGCTGGAGGTATAGTTAGATATTTAGGAATACCAGCAGATATAGCAGGTGTTGCATGGATCGGAAATATGTGGGCCCTAGCAATGTTCGGTATTGGTTTGATAGTTAGAGGGTACTCCAAGCAACTCTTCGGAACGGATGTCAACAAGTACTATGTTCCCCATGGAATAATGATTGGAGCGGGTTTGGTGGCTTTGATTCAGATAATCCTAATAATATCAAAGAAGAGGAGAGCGTTAAAAGAGGAGGAAGCTACTTATGAATTTACGAGAAGCGAAGAAGATATAAAGTCAGCGTTAACAAAGGGATTTACATTTTATACTGTCGTGGCATTGATTTTAGCATTGTTAGGTGGCCTTTATTCCGGAATGTCCATTGGCATGTTTATTTGGTGGTTCCTCTTCGCTGCGATAGCAGCCTTGGTTTCTGAACTAATCGTTGGACTCTCCGCAATGCACGCTGGGTGGTTCCCGGCATTTGCAACGGCCTTAATATTCCTCATCCTTGGGATCCTAATGAGATTTCCAGCTCCAGCCCTGGGTCTTTTAGTGGGATTCACAGCGGCCACAGGGCCGGCATTTGCTGATATGGGTTACGACCTTAAGACTGGGTGGATAATTAGGGGAGAAGGAAAAGATATAAAATTTGAAATGGAGGGGAGGAGACAGCAGTACTTTGCTGAGATTACAGGTTTAATAGTTGCAACAACCATGGTAGCTCTTTTCGCCAAGACTTACCTTGCTCAAGATCTAGTGCCACCTGTAGATAGAGTCTACGTCGCGACGATAAAAGCTGGGGCAAATCCTGAAATAGCTAAGTACCTCCTATTATGGGCGATCCCAGGAGCTATAGTGCAGGCTATAGGAGGCCCTGACAGGCAACTTGGAATATTGTTCGCTACAGGGTTGCTCATAAACTACCCGATAGCGGGAATCACTGTACTGGTAGCCCTTGCTATAAGGTGGGCCGTAGTGCAGAAGTATAAGGAGGAAGGTCAGAATATTCTCTATGTCCTCGGTGCAGGTTTGATAGCAGGTTCAACGTTGGTTAGCTTCTTCACTTCAACCCTCAAGTTGGGTAAGAAGTGA
- a CDS encoding aminopeptidase, which translates to MGIDKELYKACETALKQCMGVKPGETVLVIADEPEREIGYHLWMKAKELGAEAIYVEILPRKMHGEEPPKPVAEAMKVADVVIAPTSKSITHTLAKKEACERGARVATLPGITREIFVRTMSADYEGMLELTNKIADVLDKGKEVHILTPLGTDLKFSIEGRKARRSTGIYRNPGECGNLPGAEAYIAPLEGTANGRVVIDGSMAGIGVLKEPIEIIVKDGFAEDIRGGEEAEKLREILSRYGKEARNIAEFGVGTNPKARISGNILEDEKVFGTVHIALGSNYDFGGKVKAPVHLDGIIKEPTVLIDGKYLFKDGNLVI; encoded by the coding sequence ATGGGGATAGATAAAGAACTATATAAAGCGTGTGAAACTGCCTTAAAACAGTGTATGGGCGTGAAACCTGGAGAAACGGTTTTAGTAATAGCCGATGAGCCCGAACGAGAGATAGGATATCATCTATGGATGAAGGCTAAGGAGCTTGGAGCTGAGGCGATATACGTTGAGATACTGCCAAGAAAGATGCATGGGGAAGAGCCTCCAAAGCCTGTAGCTGAGGCTATGAAAGTAGCTGATGTTGTTATAGCCCCAACTTCGAAATCTATAACTCATACGCTAGCAAAGAAGGAAGCCTGCGAGAGAGGAGCTAGGGTTGCGACCCTTCCTGGAATCACCAGAGAAATCTTCGTGCGGACAATGAGTGCTGACTACGAGGGAATGCTAGAGCTTACCAATAAAATAGCTGACGTTCTTGACAAAGGAAAGGAGGTGCATATTTTAACGCCTTTAGGAACCGATTTAAAGTTCTCAATCGAGGGAAGAAAAGCTAGGAGGAGTACTGGAATATACAGGAATCCAGGAGAATGCGGAAATCTTCCTGGGGCCGAAGCTTACATAGCTCCCCTAGAAGGGACGGCAAATGGAAGGGTTGTTATAGATGGCTCGATGGCCGGTATTGGAGTTCTTAAAGAACCTATCGAGATCATAGTCAAGGATGGATTCGCTGAAGATATTAGAGGAGGTGAAGAAGCGGAAAAGCTAAGAGAAATATTGTCTAGATATGGGAAAGAAGCTAGGAACATTGCCGAATTTGGAGTGGGGACGAATCCAAAGGCTAGGATAAGTGGTAACATACTAGAAGATGAAAAGGTCTTTGGAACGGTTCATATAGCCCTGGGAAGTAACTACGATTTTGGAGGAAAAGTTAAGGCTCCCGTACACTTAGATGGGATAATTAAGGAGCCAACTGTTCTTATTGATGGAAAATATCTGTTTAAAGATGGGAATCTCGTCATTTGA
- a CDS encoding aspartate/glutamate racemase family protein, producing the protein MDKYTIGLIRVITLEDKEILNLHGRIIESAFPELKVVSRCIEDQPKGIYNEETEREAEPKIIRLAKEFEREGVDAIIISCAADPAVEKVRKLLSIPVIGAGSSVSALALAYGRRVGVLNLTEETPKVIRSILGNNLIAEDHPSGVSNTLDLLTDWGRREVINAAKRLKEKGVEVIALGCTGMSTIGIAPVLEEEVGIPVIDPVIASGAVALHALKRREVKRFEGR; encoded by the coding sequence ATGGATAAATACACTATTGGACTAATAAGAGTAATAACATTGGAGGATAAAGAGATCCTTAACTTACATGGTAGAATAATTGAAAGTGCATTTCCCGAGTTAAAGGTTGTTAGCAGGTGCATTGAAGATCAACCTAAGGGGATATACAATGAAGAAACCGAGAGAGAGGCCGAGCCCAAAATAATAAGGCTCGCTAAGGAGTTTGAAAGGGAGGGTGTCGATGCTATTATAATAAGTTGTGCTGCAGATCCAGCCGTTGAAAAAGTTAGAAAATTACTCTCGATTCCCGTAATTGGCGCTGGATCTTCTGTTTCAGCGTTAGCACTAGCTTACGGAAGAAGAGTAGGAGTCTTAAACTTAACAGAGGAGACTCCTAAAGTTATCAGGAGTATTCTAGGGAATAATTTAATAGCCGAAGATCATCCGAGTGGAGTTTCAAATACCCTAGATTTGTTAACGGATTGGGGGAGAAGAGAAGTTATAAACGCTGCAAAAAGGCTTAAAGAAAAGGGAGTAGAGGTTATAGCTCTAGGTTGTACCGGGATGTCTACAATAGGAATTGCTCCAGTTCTTGAAGAGGAAGTTGGAATTCCTGTTATCGATCCAGTTATCGCTTCTGGGGCCGTTGCCCTTCATGCGCTCAAGAGAAGAGAGGTGAAAAGATTTGAGGGTAGATGA